A portion of the Desulfonatronovibrio magnus genome contains these proteins:
- a CDS encoding Hsp20/alpha crystallin family protein, protein MMLEKWLPSTRSKSVARNTPREEMLDFFEDMWDRPFRGYGDFSKGFTPSVEVSEKDDEVIVKAEMPGLEPSEIDLSVENNNLVLRGEKKREHKEEKENFVHMECSYGSFERVVPLRVEVDRDNVAASYKNGVLVVRLPKSELNRSRKIAIES, encoded by the coding sequence ATGATGCTTGAAAAATGGTTACCCTCAACAAGGAGCAAGTCTGTAGCCCGCAACACCCCAAGAGAGGAAATGTTAGACTTTTTTGAAGATATGTGGGACAGACCGTTTAGAGGTTATGGAGACTTTTCCAAGGGTTTCACTCCATCAGTAGAAGTCAGTGAAAAGGATGATGAAGTTATTGTAAAAGCTGAGATGCCAGGGCTGGAGCCATCAGAAATTGACCTGAGTGTTGAAAATAACAACCTGGTATTAAGGGGTGAGAAAAAAAGAGAGCATAAAGAAGAAAAGGAAAACTTCGTACACATGGAATGTTCTTATGGCAGTTTTGAAAGAGTCGTTCCCTTGCGGGTCGAGGTAGACAGAGACAATGTAGCAGCAAGCTACAAAAATGGAGTGCTCGTGGTCAGATTACCCAAGTCTGAACTGAACAGATCCAGAAAAATTGCAATTGAATCTTAA
- a CDS encoding Hsp20/alpha crystallin family protein, with product MSGEVKKNSGSLPRFSPNTDIIEKEDGFHIYMDMPGVQKEDLVIDLKENDLAISARAVYPRMEKVSNVHLEFGDCEYSRSFTISDVVDRENIKATLKNGVLEMFLPKAAKAKPRKIEIEVAQD from the coding sequence ATGAGCGGAGAAGTAAAAAAGAATTCCGGCAGCTTACCCCGATTTTCTCCTAATACGGACATTATTGAAAAAGAAGACGGTTTTCACATATATATGGATATGCCTGGAGTTCAAAAGGAAGATCTTGTTATTGACCTGAAGGAGAATGATCTGGCAATCAGCGCCAGAGCAGTGTATCCGAGAATGGAAAAGGTGAGCAATGTTCATCTTGAGTTTGGTGATTGTGAGTATTCCAGGAGTTTCACCATCTCAGACGTAGTGGATAGAGAAAACATTAAAGCTACTTTGAAAAATGGTGTACTGGAAATGTTCTTGCCCAAGGCGGCCAAAGCCAAACCCAGGAAGATTGAAATTGAAGTAGCACAAGATTAA
- a CDS encoding Hsp20/alpha crystallin family protein translates to MVIDFSSFYNLPRQLDRFFDEAWRPSMISQRRNAYPPVNISEDKSNIYVFSEVPGVDIEDVDITLSDGSLVIKGNRKHGTGNYYRQERPAGLFQRIVNLNVPIQADGVKARMKDGVLEITMPKADEAIPRKISIKAE, encoded by the coding sequence ATGGTAATTGATTTCAGCAGTTTTTATAATTTGCCAAGGCAATTGGACAGGTTTTTTGATGAGGCCTGGAGGCCTTCAATGATCAGCCAGAGAAGAAACGCCTATCCTCCAGTAAATATCAGTGAGGATAAGTCCAACATTTATGTATTTTCTGAAGTACCAGGTGTGGACATTGAGGACGTTGATATTACTCTGAGTGATGGAAGCTTAGTTATTAAGGGCAATAGAAAGCACGGGACCGGCAATTATTACAGACAGGAAAGGCCTGCCGGTCTGTTTCAGAGGATCGTAAATCTCAACGTCCCTATACAGGCAGATGGCGTTAAGGCCAGAATGAAGGATGGTGTGCTTGAAATAACCATGCCCAAGGCTGATGAGGCTATTCCCAGGAAAATCAGTATAAAAGCTGAATAA
- a CDS encoding cytochrome c family protein, with translation MLRNVSILSFFAVLLYAGAWAYQAQASGQYVGSETCGSCHYYEYDNFIAYSHKANSWDSISVMAPKLTEEELRECYGCHTTGYNQGGFISYEATPELSDVGCETCHGPGREHVDTGGYPGAIERLPIIEDCLTCHTEERNEAFGFRPLIYSGAH, from the coding sequence ATGTTAAGAAATGTTAGTATCTTATCTTTTTTTGCTGTTTTATTGTATGCAGGTGCATGGGCATATCAGGCTCAGGCTTCCGGGCAGTATGTTGGGTCCGAAACCTGTGGCAGTTGTCACTACTATGAATATGACAACTTTATTGCTTACTCCCACAAGGCCAATTCATGGGATAGCATATCTGTAATGGCTCCCAAACTGACTGAAGAGGAGTTAAGGGAGTGTTACGGTTGTCATACCACAGGGTACAACCAGGGCGGTTTTATCTCTTATGAAGCTACGCCTGAACTTTCTGATGTAGGCTGTGAAACCTGTCACGGACCAGGCAGAGAGCATGTGGATACCGGTGGCTACCCGGGTGCCATTGAAAGACTGCCCATTATTGAAGACTGCCTGACCTGTCATACCGAAGAGCGTAATGAAGCATTCGGGTTCAGGCCCCTTATATACAGTGGCGCTCACTAA
- a CDS encoding methyl-accepting chemotaxis protein → MLQKIYSSIGYKIGISISLISLGIFTMIILVMLFWQKNLTEDQLSEDVSRFTELLKATIERPMVVGDDAGTREEFASLARRYETTTAYLTDFRGNITYSTEDSSIRRDFNEIMEHDEIRLMVRQALARDMNNSGFFSLHGKNVFATVSSVPNEPACYHCHGWSQPILGTMVVVQDVSGTIARMQENAAYTALMILAGIIVLIISVYAFMRRQIFNPIINIDQATQKIAQGDFSATFSSDKTDELGSLSQHLGVMVGNLKKELGFSKGILGSMTTPCFVCDTNGNISFTNKSVLDLLGHEDGAKFMGKPPSLMVYGDDRETITTKVLKTREPSLDREIEITNNRGEKKVIKVDAAPLYDLDQQLIGAFVLYTDLTDLKNQQVQIESKNSMIEASAVKADRVAEQVSTASAELSAQVEQASRGSEQQRDMAASTATSMEQMNATVMEVAKNASRAAEASEQVKKTAESGASTVQSAVKAIADVQRNALSLKKQISALGEQAEGIGKIMTVIEDIADQTNLLALNAAIEAARAGDAGRGFAVVADEVRKLAEKTMNATNEVGRYIFAIQEEVGKNVGSVDETVESVKGATRQANESGKQLRQIVNLVETSYDQIRSIASASEEQSVASEEIHKSVDDINRISSETSEAMNHSAKAISELASLAAELKQIIEDMRKK, encoded by the coding sequence ATGTTACAAAAAATTTACAGCAGTATCGGCTATAAAATCGGCATAAGCATCTCCCTGATTTCACTTGGCATATTTACCATGATCATTCTGGTCATGCTTTTCTGGCAGAAAAACCTGACAGAAGACCAGCTTTCAGAGGATGTATCACGTTTTACAGAGTTGCTCAAAGCTACCATCGAGCGCCCCATGGTTGTTGGTGACGATGCAGGTACACGGGAGGAATTTGCTTCCCTTGCCAGAAGATATGAGACAACTACAGCCTACCTTACAGACTTTCGCGGTAATATTACCTACAGTACTGAAGACAGTTCCATACGCAGGGATTTTAATGAAATCATGGAACATGATGAAATACGCCTGATGGTCCGCCAGGCCTTGGCGAGAGATATGAATAACAGTGGTTTTTTCAGTCTCCATGGCAAAAATGTTTTTGCTACTGTCAGTTCCGTGCCCAATGAACCAGCATGCTATCATTGTCACGGCTGGTCACAGCCTATTCTGGGCACCATGGTGGTAGTCCAGGATGTAAGTGGCACAATTGCCAGAATGCAGGAAAACGCTGCTTATACTGCTCTGATGATCCTGGCTGGAATTATTGTGCTTATCATCAGCGTATACGCCTTTATGCGCAGACAGATATTCAACCCCATAATTAACATTGATCAGGCTACACAAAAGATTGCCCAGGGAGATTTTTCAGCAACTTTCAGTTCTGACAAAACAGACGAACTCGGAAGCCTGTCCCAGCATCTTGGGGTGATGGTGGGCAACCTTAAAAAAGAACTTGGATTTTCCAAAGGCATCCTGGGCAGTATGACCACACCTTGTTTTGTATGCGATACCAATGGCAACATCTCCTTTACCAACAAGTCAGTTCTGGACCTTCTTGGACACGAGGATGGTGCAAAATTTATGGGCAAACCCCCATCACTAATGGTCTATGGCGATGATCGTGAAACCATTACCACTAAGGTCTTAAAAACCAGAGAGCCTTCCCTTGACCGGGAGATTGAGATCACTAACAACCGCGGGGAGAAAAAAGTTATCAAGGTTGATGCTGCTCCTCTTTATGATCTCGATCAGCAGCTCATCGGTGCCTTTGTTCTCTACACCGATTTGACCGACTTGAAAAACCAGCAAGTCCAGATCGAATCCAAAAACAGCATGATTGAAGCATCTGCGGTCAAGGCTGACCGTGTGGCTGAGCAAGTTTCAACAGCTTCTGCTGAATTGTCCGCCCAGGTTGAGCAGGCCAGTCGAGGGTCTGAGCAGCAAAGAGATATGGCAGCCAGCACTGCCACTTCCATGGAGCAAATGAATGCTACTGTCATGGAGGTAGCTAAAAATGCTTCCAGAGCTGCAGAGGCATCTGAGCAGGTCAAGAAAACCGCAGAATCTGGAGCCAGCACAGTCCAGAGCGCGGTCAAAGCTATAGCTGATGTGCAGCGTAACGCTTTAAGTCTTAAAAAGCAGATCAGTGCTTTGGGCGAGCAGGCTGAAGGTATTGGCAAAATTATGACTGTTATTGAAGATATAGCTGACCAGACCAACCTGCTGGCCTTGAATGCAGCTATTGAAGCAGCCAGGGCAGGTGATGCCGGACGTGGATTTGCAGTTGTTGCCGACGAGGTTCGCAAGCTGGCAGAGAAAACCATGAACGCTACCAATGAAGTAGGAAGGTACATCTTTGCCATTCAAGAAGAAGTTGGAAAGAACGTGGGCAGCGTGGATGAGACAGTTGAGTCAGTAAAAGGGGCTACAAGGCAGGCTAATGAATCAGGAAAACAGCTGCGTCAAATAGTTAATCTTGTTGAAACATCTTATGACCAGATCCGATCCATAGCCTCAGCTTCTGAGGAGCAGTCAGTAGCCAGCGAAGAGATCCACAAGAGTGTTGACGACATAAACCGTATATCTTCTGAAACCAGTGAAGCCATGAATCACTCAGCCAAGGCCATTTCAGAACTCGCTTCTCTTGCTGCCGAGCTAAAACAGATAATTGAAGACATGCGGAAAAAATAA
- a CDS encoding NADH-quinone oxidoreductase subunit 5 family protein, producing MNIDSLTALLILLPMFMALTGFINNTLLQRSLTGGFCLVIAVASLALLANGPFSLEPATTHADWHTLLSWADFILLGIILTIALLFRHKLSIILVILQLIPLTLIKASKQKNQFFEASIAADQLSLILVLIVCFVGSLIILYALEYMRVHSDKHDQPPLQTGIFLFFLIFFLGAMNGLVLSNNLLWMFFFWELTTLCSFVLIAHNRTDEAITSALRALWINLLGGVCFIWAIYLLHLQAMPLEINSLIALASHEVLYLPVALLCIAALTKSAQLPFQSWLTGAMVAPAPVSALLHSSTMVNAGVFLILKLAPVYHGSSLAIYLTILGALTFLCTSILAVTQSNAKKILAYSTIGTLGLIIACAGIGTPQAYSAAILLIIFHAVAKGLLFMGVGRIEQITGSKSIEHMWGLMAQHPRISILLVLGMISMFLPPFGALVSKWMAVHAAAQLPVIVVMLALGSAFTVIYWTRWAGLLINTAKPAQTMSSESRFIEWPLTALGILGIILSIGVLIVYKYMAIPLTETVFAHQGPFYQTDLLFSHAGAFIAYPVFLIISFLLLRYFSKADKDSRKPDATPYYSGLNQTRNGIPGFYDPLGTFVPFVSGNYYLQTILPEQRVSLAVNIAASGFIILLLAASL from the coding sequence ATGAACATCGATTCCCTGACAGCTCTTCTTATTTTGTTGCCCATGTTTATGGCCCTGACCGGCTTTATAAACAACACTCTCCTGCAACGTTCTCTAACAGGCGGGTTTTGCCTTGTTATTGCTGTTGCCTCACTGGCACTTCTTGCCAATGGTCCATTTTCATTAGAACCAGCAACGACCCATGCTGACTGGCACACTCTTTTATCCTGGGCAGACTTCATCCTGTTGGGAATCATTCTAACCATTGCCCTGCTTTTCAGGCATAAACTGTCGATCATACTTGTCATTCTGCAGCTTATTCCTTTAACCCTGATAAAAGCTTCAAAACAGAAAAACCAGTTTTTTGAAGCTTCCATAGCTGCAGACCAGCTCAGTCTAATTCTTGTTCTCATTGTCTGTTTTGTTGGCTCTCTCATCATATTATACGCCCTTGAGTATATGCGTGTTCACTCCGACAAACATGATCAACCCCCCTTGCAGACCGGGATCTTTCTTTTTTTTCTGATTTTCTTCTTAGGAGCTATGAATGGGCTGGTTTTAAGCAATAATTTGCTGTGGATGTTCTTTTTCTGGGAACTGACAACTCTTTGCTCTTTTGTGCTGATCGCTCATAACAGAACAGACGAAGCCATTACCAGCGCTTTGCGGGCTTTGTGGATAAACCTTTTGGGTGGAGTCTGTTTTATCTGGGCCATTTACTTACTGCACCTGCAGGCGATGCCTCTTGAAATCAACAGCCTGATCGCCCTTGCTTCTCATGAAGTCCTTTATTTGCCTGTTGCTTTATTGTGTATCGCAGCATTGACCAAGTCTGCGCAACTGCCATTTCAATCCTGGCTGACAGGAGCAATGGTTGCCCCTGCACCGGTTTCTGCCCTGCTGCACTCATCAACAATGGTCAATGCAGGAGTATTTCTGATTCTTAAACTTGCTCCTGTTTACCATGGTTCTTCCCTTGCAATTTACCTGACCATCCTTGGAGCACTAACCTTTTTGTGCACATCAATCCTGGCTGTTACTCAGTCCAACGCCAAAAAAATCCTTGCATACTCCACCATAGGCACCCTTGGACTGATCATTGCCTGTGCGGGCATAGGAACCCCTCAAGCATACAGTGCTGCAATCCTGCTTATTATCTTTCATGCTGTGGCCAAAGGCTTGCTTTTTATGGGTGTTGGCAGGATTGAACAAATAACAGGCAGTAAAAGTATCGAACACATGTGGGGGCTTATGGCTCAACACCCAAGAATTTCCATACTGCTGGTGCTCGGCATGATATCCATGTTTTTGCCTCCTTTTGGGGCTCTTGTCAGCAAATGGATGGCTGTGCACGCGGCAGCACAATTACCGGTCATTGTTGTCATGCTGGCACTTGGCAGTGCCTTTACTGTTATTTACTGGACCAGGTGGGCAGGCCTGCTTATTAACACTGCAAAACCAGCTCAAACCATGAGCAGTGAATCCAGATTTATAGAGTGGCCCCTGACTGCATTGGGTATACTGGGAATAATACTGAGCATAGGAGTGTTGATCGTATACAAATATATGGCCATACCTCTTACAGAAACTGTATTTGCTCATCAGGGACCTTTCTACCAGACTGACCTGCTTTTCAGTCATGCCGGGGCTTTTATTGCGTACCCTGTTTTTCTCATTATCAGCTTCCTGCTTCTTCGCTACTTTTCTAAGGCTGACAAAGATAGCCGCAAGCCAGACGCAACTCCATACTACTCCGGGCTGAATCAGACCCGGAATGGAATTCCAGGCTTTTATGATCCCTTAGGCACATTTGTTCCTTTTGTTTCAGGCAACTATTATCTTCAGACAATTTTACCCGAGCAGCGAGTCAGCCTTGCTGTTAATATTGCTGCATCAGGATTTATAATTTTACTTCTGGCGGCTTCATTATGA
- a CDS encoding respiratory chain complex I subunit 1 family protein — MSNLLLALTAVILAPFAGALISGIDRKFTAWFQGRVGPPIYQPFLDIIKLLGKECMAVNSRQRICVMVYLISAMTTVFLFFLGSDLLLIFFILTIGAVAFVLGAMSAPSPFSQIGAQRELIQVLTYEPLILLSFAGFFLVTGSFSVSYIQTWDQPLLFNLPLIYIALGFALTIKLRKSPFDISASHHGHQEIVKGSLTDYSGPQLAFVEIAHWYEIVFILAVFSLFWSTSLAGMAILLFLTYFAEIVIDNITARSTWRWMVAYVWPAGLGMIIINYVFILSI; from the coding sequence CTGTCCAATCTGCTCCTGGCCCTGACAGCTGTAATTCTGGCACCTTTTGCAGGGGCTCTGATCAGCGGAATCGACCGCAAATTTACAGCCTGGTTTCAGGGACGGGTGGGCCCTCCAATATACCAGCCTTTTCTCGATATTATTAAGCTCCTTGGCAAAGAATGCATGGCTGTCAATTCCAGACAAAGGATATGTGTCATGGTGTATCTAATTTCAGCCATGACTACTGTATTTCTTTTCTTTCTCGGCTCAGATCTTTTGCTGATTTTTTTCATTCTAACCATTGGAGCAGTTGCTTTTGTCCTGGGAGCAATGTCTGCACCTTCACCGTTTTCCCAGATAGGCGCCCAAAGAGAACTTATACAGGTTCTAACCTACGAACCTCTGATCCTGTTGAGCTTCGCAGGATTCTTCCTGGTCACCGGAAGCTTCAGTGTATCTTACATTCAAACCTGGGATCAGCCTTTGCTCTTTAATCTGCCCCTGATTTATATAGCACTGGGCTTTGCGTTGACTATAAAGTTGCGAAAATCACCATTTGATATTTCAGCCTCACATCACGGACATCAGGAAATCGTCAAGGGCTCTTTAACCGATTATTCAGGCCCTCAACTCGCTTTTGTAGAAATCGCTCACTGGTATGAAATTGTCTTTATTCTGGCTGTATTCAGCCTCTTCTGGTCCACAAGTCTGGCAGGCATGGCTATTCTCCTGTTTCTGACATACTTTGCTGAAATTGTAATTGACAACATTACTGCCCGTTCCACATGGAGATGGATGGTAGCATATGTATGGCCTGCCGGACTGGGCATGATCATCATCAACTATGTTTTTATTCTAAGTATTTAA
- a CDS encoding NADH-quinone oxidoreductase subunit B family protein, which translates to MFKKFINKLTLTSRVGSPWMVHLDCGSCNGCDIETWACLTPVYDMERFGIINVGNPKHADIFLVTGTVNHRNKHVLANVYNQMPAPRVVVSIGSCSNSGGIFRECYNVLGGADKIIPVDIYVPGCPPKPESIIDGALQAVKMFKNANS; encoded by the coding sequence ATGTTCAAAAAGTTTATAAATAAATTGACCCTTACTTCCAGGGTCGGTTCTCCATGGATGGTTCATCTTGACTGCGGCAGCTGCAATGGCTGCGATATAGAAACCTGGGCCTGCCTGACCCCTGTTTATGATATGGAGCGTTTTGGAATAATCAATGTCGGTAACCCCAAACACGCAGATATTTTTCTGGTTACAGGAACTGTAAACCATCGCAACAAGCACGTATTGGCCAATGTCTACAATCAAATGCCTGCACCCAGGGTGGTTGTAAGCATAGGTTCATGCTCCAATAGTGGCGGCATCTTCCGCGAATGCTACAATGTTCTGGGGGGCGCTGATAAAATAATTCCAGTGGATATTTATGTGCCAGGCTGTCCACCAAAACCAGAATCCATAATTGACGGTGCGCTTCAGGCAGTAAAAATGTTTAAAAATGCTAACTCTTAA
- a CDS encoding NADH-quinone oxidoreductase subunit C: MTLKNYETISLSDLLSHVQEFKKNGYRFMAITALDYGHELELIYSFDHNLETRGVRLRELRDAPLQSISSIYFAAFLAENEIQDFYNVQFKDLIIDYQGHMFVQEEVRTLPYGQIKVQDKPGTEKEQ, translated from the coding sequence ATGACTTTAAAAAATTATGAAACCATATCATTGAGTGACCTACTGAGTCATGTTCAGGAATTCAAGAAAAATGGATATCGTTTCATGGCCATAACTGCTCTTGACTACGGCCATGAACTGGAACTGATATACTCTTTTGATCACAACCTTGAAACCCGGGGAGTTCGCCTGCGAGAGCTTAGAGACGCGCCCCTTCAAAGCATCTCCAGTATTTATTTCGCAGCTTTTCTTGCTGAAAATGAAATCCAGGATTTCTACAATGTGCAGTTTAAGGATCTGATAATAGATTACCAGGGGCATATGTTTGTCCAGGAAGAAGTAAGAACTTTGCCTTATGGGCAAATCAAGGTTCAGGACAAACCTGGAACCGAAAAGGAGCAGTAA
- a CDS encoding nickel-dependent hydrogenase large subunit, translating to MGRTIIPFGPQHPVLPEPIHLKLTVEDEIITDVVPGFGYVHRGLETLVSKKDFKQMVQVVERVCGICSCIQALTYIQAMEEMYELEVPPRARYLRVIWSELHRAHSHLLWMGLFADAFGFESLFMQCWKIREKIMDIQESTAGNRVIISVNIIGGTRYDLEQDQLTQILDVVQQVEQDLLKLQKVFFEDYSVQKRTRGIAVLTKDEAYELGCVGPMLRASGVAQDARQTGYAAYGELDFEPVVETEGDCFARTKVRFREVLQCIELVRKAISKLPEGEVSVKVKGNPKGEAMGRTEQPRGELIHYVLANGSKYLDRLRIRTPTFANTPALMKMLPGQDLASAPVVLMSIDPCVSCTER from the coding sequence ATGGGACGGACAATCATTCCTTTTGGCCCTCAACACCCTGTTCTGCCTGAACCGATTCACCTTAAACTGACTGTGGAAGACGAAATAATCACTGATGTAGTTCCAGGTTTTGGTTATGTGCACCGGGGTTTAGAGACTCTGGTTTCCAAAAAAGATTTCAAACAGATGGTCCAGGTGGTGGAAAGAGTCTGCGGAATATGCAGCTGCATTCAGGCTTTAACCTATATCCAGGCCATGGAAGAAATGTACGAACTTGAGGTGCCTCCCCGAGCCAGGTATTTACGTGTAATCTGGTCTGAACTGCACAGAGCCCACAGCCACCTGCTCTGGATGGGCCTTTTCGCTGATGCCTTTGGCTTTGAAAGCCTTTTTATGCAGTGCTGGAAAATTCGGGAAAAAATCATGGATATTCAGGAGTCTACTGCAGGCAACAGGGTCATTATTTCCGTAAACATTATCGGAGGCACAAGATATGATCTGGAACAGGATCAGCTGACACAAATCCTTGATGTAGTCCAGCAGGTTGAGCAGGACCTGCTTAAATTACAAAAGGTCTTTTTTGAAGACTATTCAGTCCAGAAAAGAACCAGAGGAATAGCAGTTCTGACAAAAGATGAAGCATATGAACTTGGATGTGTAGGTCCCATGCTTAGAGCCAGTGGCGTGGCTCAGGACGCAAGACAGACCGGCTATGCAGCCTATGGTGAGCTGGACTTTGAGCCTGTGGTGGAAACTGAAGGTGACTGCTTCGCCAGAACCAAAGTTCGTTTCAGAGAAGTATTGCAGTGTATTGAACTGGTCCGTAAAGCCATCTCAAAGCTTCCTGAAGGCGAAGTCTCAGTCAAGGTCAAGGGGAATCCCAAAGGCGAGGCCATGGGCAGAACAGAGCAGCCGCGAGGTGAACTGATACATTATGTTCTGGCCAATGGTTCCAAATATCTCGACAGGTTGCGCATAAGAACTCCTACTTTTGCCAACACGCCGGCATTAATGAAGATGCTGCCCGGCCAGGACCTGGCTTCGGCTCCTGTAGTACTCATGTCTATTGACCCATGTGTCAGCTGTACTGAACGATAG
- a CDS encoding 4Fe-4S binding protein produces the protein MLNFTSEIFKNFTRKKATRDYPRVKREPFPKARGRIGINIDECILCSICAKKCPSSCIAVDKKSGQWELDPMACVYCGICVQVCPTQCLIHENQPNFPVHDKFLQQHSRPPIVKSSKNK, from the coding sequence ATGCTTAATTTTACTTCGGAAATTTTCAAAAATTTTACGCGCAAAAAGGCTACCCGCGACTACCCGCGAGTTAAAAGAGAGCCATTTCCCAAGGCCAGAGGACGGATAGGTATTAATATTGATGAGTGTATCCTCTGCTCCATATGCGCTAAGAAATGTCCATCAAGCTGCATTGCGGTGGACAAGAAAAGCGGACAATGGGAGCTTGATCCCATGGCCTGTGTTTATTGCGGTATCTGCGTTCAAGTCTGCCCGACCCAGTGCTTAATTCATGAAAATCAGCCCAATTTCCCTGTCCATGACAAATTTCTGCAGCAGCACTCACGTCCACCCATTGTCAAATCCAGCAAAAATAAATAA
- a CDS encoding cupin domain-containing protein → MKAIHCGITSREYKDHPKFAGVKIAILIKSTDSEAVSVSELQVDPGVKAPIHTHDLQIDSIYVVSGTARAYINQEWIEVSAGDYIYVPATAEHGLHNTGDEILRLFVHHSPPLF, encoded by the coding sequence ATGAAGGCTATTCATTGCGGGATTACATCAAGAGAGTATAAAGACCATCCCAAATTTGCAGGGGTAAAGATCGCAATTCTTATTAAAAGCACTGATTCTGAAGCAGTCAGTGTATCAGAATTACAGGTTGACCCAGGAGTCAAGGCACCCATCCATACCCATGACTTGCAAATAGACTCTATTTACGTTGTTTCAGGCACTGCCAGGGCCTATATCAACCAGGAGTGGATAGAAGTAAGCGCCGGTGACTATATATATGTGCCAGCCACAGCAGAGCACGGATTACACAATACAGGTGACGAAATCTTACGGCTTTTTGTTCATCACAGCCCCCCATTATTTTAA
- a CDS encoding GAK system XXXCH domain-containing protein: MDFKNVKKELEKVYEDISHQIDNNKMPELKPLQEFTRLARLMPMLADDEWIGEAEDFSHLATQLLQAARHEDFGTVVQLMDSLNDAMQFCHKTFR; encoded by the coding sequence ATGGATTTCAAGAATGTAAAAAAAGAACTTGAAAAGGTATATGAAGACATTTCCCATCAGATCGACAACAACAAGATGCCTGAGCTTAAACCCCTGCAGGAGTTTACCAGGCTCGCGAGACTCATGCCCATGCTGGCTGATGACGAGTGGATTGGCGAGGCCGAGGATTTTTCACACCTTGCCACTCAACTCCTGCAAGCAGCAAGGCATGAAGACTTTGGCACTGTAGTCCAGCTCATGGACTCCCTAAATGATGCCATGCAATTTTGCCATAAAACATTCAGATAA
- a CDS encoding slipin family protein, with amino-acid sequence MLTYALPIIILVVLFLMNAIRILNEYERAVVFRLGRFLSVKGPGLIILIPILDKMVRTQLRIVTLDVPHQEVITQDNVSIKVNAVVYYRVVSPQSAILEIEDFHFATSQLSQTTLRSVCGAAELDEILSQRDKLNSKIQSILDEQTDAWGIKVTSVELKYIDLPQEMQRAMARQAEAERERRAKVIAAEGEFQAADKLSDAAKIISDHPAALQLRYLQTMLQMTSQASNSTVIPIPIDMFSALKSVVSAHSGMTKQDSSPEKA; translated from the coding sequence ATGCTGACTTATGCCTTACCGATTATTATTCTGGTAGTTCTATTTCTTATGAACGCTATCAGGATCCTCAATGAGTACGAAAGAGCTGTGGTTTTTCGATTGGGACGTTTTTTAAGCGTCAAGGGCCCCGGACTCATCATACTCATTCCTATTCTTGATAAAATGGTCCGAACCCAGCTGCGTATTGTAACCCTGGATGTTCCTCACCAGGAGGTTATTACTCAGGATAACGTCAGCATCAAGGTAAATGCTGTTGTTTACTACAGAGTTGTTTCTCCTCAGAGCGCCATCCTTGAGATTGAAGATTTTCACTTTGCAACTTCCCAGCTTTCACAGACAACACTAAGAAGTGTATGCGGTGCAGCCGAGCTTGACGAAATTCTTTCTCAACGCGACAAGTTGAATTCAAAGATCCAGTCCATTCTCGATGAACAGACTGACGCATGGGGTATCAAGGTAACCTCTGTTGAACTAAAATACATTGATCTTCCACAGGAAATGCAAAGAGCCATGGCCCGTCAGGCAGAAGCAGAAAGAGAAAGACGAGCCAAGGTCATTGCTGCTGAAGGTGAATTCCAGGCTGCTGACAAGCTTTCAGATGCTGCCAAGATCATTTCTGATCACCCGGCCGCTTTGCAGCTAAGATACTTGCAAACCATGCTGCAGATGACTTCTCAGGCCAGTAATTCTACTGTAATTCCAATACCCATTGACATGTTTAGCGCCCTTAAGAGTGTTGTAAGCGCTCATTCCGGGATGACTAAGCAAGATTCCTCGCCTGAAAAGGCTTAG